From Synoicihabitans lomoniglobus, the proteins below share one genomic window:
- a CDS encoding arylsulfatase yields MLNRLLCFCALIASAAAAVADRPNIIYILADDLGYGDLGCYGQKKFATPHLDQLAARGMRFTQHYAGSTVCAPSRSALMTGQHTGHTAIRGNSEVQPEGQHPLPPATTTLAELLQHQGYRTGLFGKWGLGAPGSGSEPIDQGFDRFFGYNCQRQAHHYYPYFLWDDDQRVMLWRNFDRATGTYAPALIQEKALNFIDDAAAAPGQPFFLFYAHVAPHAEMAATATDLTPFRGQFEPETPFVGTDSGPRFRQGPYGSQPEPRATFAAMVTMLDRHVGEIVAKLDALGLSDNTLILFSSDNGPHLEGGHDPDYFDSNGPLRGYKRDLYEGGIRVPLIAHWPGKIPAAHTSDHISAQWDLLPTFCELAGVTPPTNIDGISLVPELTHDKSQVEHDLLYWEFHDQGGRMALRQGDWKVVRYNVDAAPDSPVELYDLAHDPGETADIAADHPAIASRLDNLMKNARVPATFPRFNFR; encoded by the coding sequence ATGCTGAATCGCTTGTTATGCTTTTGTGCGCTCATCGCGAGCGCCGCCGCCGCCGTCGCCGATCGGCCCAACATCATCTACATCCTGGCCGATGACCTGGGTTACGGCGACCTGGGTTGCTACGGACAAAAAAAGTTCGCCACGCCTCACCTTGACCAGCTCGCCGCTCGCGGGATGCGGTTTACGCAACACTACGCCGGATCCACGGTTTGCGCGCCCTCCCGCTCGGCCCTGATGACTGGTCAACATACCGGGCACACCGCCATTCGCGGGAATTCCGAGGTGCAACCCGAGGGCCAGCATCCCTTGCCTCCCGCGACCACCACCCTCGCCGAACTGCTCCAACACCAGGGCTACCGCACAGGTCTTTTCGGCAAGTGGGGACTCGGAGCGCCGGGCTCCGGCAGCGAACCCATCGATCAAGGGTTCGACCGCTTTTTCGGCTACAACTGCCAGCGTCAGGCTCACCACTACTACCCTTATTTTCTCTGGGACGATGATCAGCGCGTCATGCTCTGGCGCAACTTTGACCGAGCGACTGGCACCTACGCGCCCGCGCTGATTCAGGAAAAAGCGCTGAACTTCATCGATGATGCCGCCGCCGCGCCGGGACAGCCTTTCTTCCTATTCTACGCTCATGTCGCGCCGCATGCCGAAATGGCGGCGACGGCGACCGACCTCACCCCGTTCCGCGGCCAATTCGAGCCCGAGACGCCTTTCGTCGGCACCGATTCCGGTCCCCGATTCCGCCAAGGTCCCTACGGTTCCCAACCCGAACCTCGCGCCACGTTTGCCGCCATGGTCACCATGCTCGATCGGCACGTCGGTGAGATCGTCGCCAAACTCGACGCCTTGGGCTTGAGCGACAATACTCTCATTCTGTTTTCCTCCGACAACGGTCCCCATCTCGAAGGTGGGCACGACCCGGACTATTTTGACTCAAACGGTCCGTTGCGTGGCTACAAACGCGATCTCTACGAAGGCGGCATTCGTGTGCCCTTGATCGCTCACTGGCCCGGGAAAATCCCCGCCGCGCATACCTCCGACCACATTTCCGCGCAGTGGGATTTGTTGCCCACGTTCTGCGAACTCGCCGGCGTCACCCCGCCAACCAACATCGATGGAATCTCTCTCGTGCCGGAACTCACCCATGACAAATCCCAGGTCGAACACGATCTCCTCTACTGGGAATTCCATGACCAAGGCGGCCGCATGGCGCTGCGCCAGGGCGACTGGAAAGTGGTGCGCTACAACGTCGATGCCGCCCCGGATTCCCCCGTGGAGCTCTACGACCTCGCTCACGACCCGGGAGAAACCGCCGACATCGCCGCCGACCATCCCGCCATCGCCTCCCGGCTCGACAACTTGATGAAAAACGCCCGCGTTCCCGCCACCTTCCCCCGCTTTAATTTTCGTTGA
- a CDS encoding MFS transporter: MKPNLWPIRTGQKHAPWIWVFLLSGPWAAKLYFEQISQVAITFKLSEFTNVPALITAVGSFNLLFNIFVGATCNYSSDRVWTRWGRRKPFLLVGWGTIAIGCIILPQISTLWLLITALFFYEMLRDVDNPAESLINEVVPPKQRGRSQATMTFVREALKVLFFAVLIGRWDEVYHLPFLGTVTGDKAVFWTGTVIALGTMAFVGFGIKETPPAVLPPKSPPLTVARVWTLGRDFVRNVFGEPQWRPIYAVAVSQMIFWIGFGSLTPLLFTEEWGLSKQTYGNIIALGSPFVLLICLPLGGWISDRLDRLVLYKILAAGVTACHLVFFVYLKLRVGDDASPPFGAILTYWLIHTGIGSIGVVCTVSMMFDFVPRHRLGTVSAGIGITRGVASIFVNNGIGLWVTGASHFSGEAAVGTYDYESGFLYLVGCGCLSTWVAFWFARQVNSGRIKKLGVLEAEQADPAAPLP; the protein is encoded by the coding sequence ATGAAACCAAACCTCTGGCCCATCCGCACGGGTCAAAAACACGCGCCCTGGATCTGGGTTTTCCTGCTCTCCGGCCCGTGGGCGGCGAAACTCTACTTCGAACAAATTTCGCAGGTCGCGATCACGTTCAAGCTGAGCGAATTCACCAACGTTCCGGCGCTCATCACCGCCGTGGGCAGCTTCAACCTGCTGTTCAATATTTTCGTCGGCGCGACCTGCAACTACTCCAGCGATCGCGTCTGGACCCGCTGGGGCCGACGCAAACCATTTTTGCTCGTGGGCTGGGGCACCATCGCCATCGGCTGCATCATTTTGCCTCAGATCAGCACCCTGTGGCTGTTGATCACCGCGCTGTTCTTTTACGAGATGCTGCGCGATGTCGACAACCCGGCCGAGTCGCTGATCAACGAGGTTGTTCCACCCAAACAACGCGGTCGGTCGCAGGCCACCATGACCTTCGTGCGCGAGGCCTTGAAGGTGCTCTTCTTTGCCGTGCTCATCGGTCGCTGGGACGAGGTCTACCATCTGCCGTTTCTCGGCACGGTCACCGGCGACAAGGCCGTCTTCTGGACGGGCACCGTCATCGCCCTCGGCACCATGGCCTTTGTGGGTTTCGGTATCAAAGAAACGCCACCCGCGGTCCTGCCCCCCAAGTCGCCGCCTCTCACCGTCGCACGCGTCTGGACGCTGGGGCGCGACTTCGTGCGCAACGTTTTCGGCGAGCCGCAATGGCGCCCCATCTACGCCGTCGCGGTGTCGCAGATGATTTTCTGGATCGGTTTTGGCAGTCTCACGCCCTTGCTGTTCACCGAGGAATGGGGGCTGTCCAAACAGACCTACGGGAACATCATCGCCCTGGGTTCACCCTTCGTGCTCCTCATCTGTCTGCCCCTCGGCGGCTGGATCTCCGATCGCCTCGACCGCCTCGTGCTTTACAAGATTTTGGCTGCCGGTGTCACCGCCTGCCACCTCGTCTTTTTCGTCTACCTGAAGTTGCGCGTGGGCGACGACGCGTCACCGCCGTTCGGAGCGATTCTCACCTACTGGCTGATCCATACCGGTATCGGCAGCATCGGCGTCGTTTGCACGGTCTCGATGATGTTCGATTTCGTGCCCCGCCATCGCCTCGGCACCGTCTCGGCCGGCATCGGCATCACCCGCGGAGTGGCCAGCATCTTCGTTAACAACGGCATCGGACTCTGGGTCACCGGCGCTTCTCACTTCTCGGGCGAAGCCGCCGTCGGCACCTACGACTACGAAAGTGGCTTCCTCTACCTCGTGGGATGCGGCTGCCTCTCCACCTGGGTCGCCTTCTGGTTCGCCCGGCAGGTGAACTCCGGTCGCATCAAAAAACTCGGCGTGCTCGAAGCCGAACAAGCCGACCCCGCCGCTCCCCTGCCATAA
- a CDS encoding tetratricopeptide repeat protein has protein sequence MTEADLQNLIEEATFDYTMGDEDAAIAKINEATAAAPESFAAWHASAEIHLNLQMLDGALVAAEKAHALRPDDLFINTTLSRIWVGKGNKAAAEKFGAQAKMLGWKEQLKTPPGESDEVS, from the coding sequence ATGACCGAAGCGGACCTGCAAAATCTCATCGAAGAGGCCACCTTTGATTACACGATGGGCGACGAAGACGCCGCCATCGCCAAAATTAACGAGGCCACCGCCGCCGCGCCCGAATCGTTCGCCGCGTGGCACGCCAGTGCGGAAATCCATCTCAACCTGCAGATGCTCGACGGAGCGCTCGTTGCCGCCGAAAAGGCGCACGCCCTGCGGCCCGATGATTTGTTCATCAACACGACGCTGTCCCGCATCTGGGTCGGCAAAGGCAACAAGGCCGCCGCCGAAAAATTCGGGGCCCAAGCCAAGATGCTCGGCTGGAAGGAACAGCTCAAGACCC
- the queA gene encoding tRNA preQ1(34) S-adenosylmethionine ribosyltransferase-isomerase QueA — protein sequence MTALATELFDYDLPEHLIAQAPSAQRDASRLLVVDRKTQQVTHRQFRDLPHFLGPSDVLIRNNAAVLPARLSAVRPTGGKVECFLLRAEVEQAAGESWWCLLRPGKRLPVGATFSRADAFHATVIRKADDGVALVQFTPTNATESVAAMANRCGRMPLPPYIGRSDEDQRSADDLERYQTVYADRQRQVAVAAPTAGLHFTPEIFTQLQTQGVVTAEVTLHVGLGTFRPVTTDLITDHDIHREIYEIPPLTQNHVLQGDKRRVAVGTTSVRALEHFCSQHTTPLDHPFLGEADIFIYPPRSFAGVDALVTNFHQPRSTLLCLVSALLTPGKTDGIDWIKEIYHEAIAEEYRFFSYGDAMLII from the coding sequence GTGACCGCGTTAGCTACTGAACTTTTCGACTACGACCTACCTGAGCACCTCATCGCGCAGGCTCCCTCCGCGCAGCGAGACGCTTCACGGCTGTTGGTCGTCGATCGCAAAACCCAACAGGTCACGCATCGGCAGTTTCGTGACCTGCCCCACTTTCTGGGGCCAAGCGACGTGCTGATTCGCAACAACGCGGCCGTGTTGCCCGCCCGCTTGTCGGCCGTGCGTCCGACAGGTGGCAAGGTCGAGTGCTTCCTTCTCCGCGCCGAGGTGGAGCAGGCCGCGGGCGAGTCATGGTGGTGCCTCCTGCGGCCGGGGAAACGTCTGCCCGTGGGGGCCACCTTTTCGCGGGCCGACGCGTTCCATGCCACCGTGATACGGAAGGCCGACGACGGCGTGGCGCTGGTGCAATTCACGCCGACAAATGCCACGGAATCCGTCGCCGCCATGGCCAATCGTTGCGGGCGCATGCCGCTTCCTCCTTACATCGGTCGCTCTGATGAGGATCAACGCTCCGCCGATGATCTCGAGCGCTACCAGACCGTCTACGCCGATCGTCAACGCCAGGTCGCGGTCGCGGCACCGACCGCCGGGTTGCACTTTACCCCGGAAATTTTCACCCAACTCCAAACCCAAGGCGTCGTCACCGCGGAGGTCACCCTGCATGTTGGGCTGGGCACGTTTCGGCCGGTCACGACCGATCTCATCACTGATCACGACATTCACCGGGAGATTTACGAGATTCCCCCTTTGACCCAAAACCACGTGCTGCAGGGCGACAAACGTCGGGTGGCCGTGGGCACCACATCGGTGCGAGCGTTGGAGCATTTTTGCAGTCAACACACCACGCCACTGGATCATCCCTTCCTCGGCGAAGCCGATATTTTCATCTACCCGCCCCGCTCATTCGCCGGGGTGGACGCTCTGGTCACCAACTTCCACCAACCGCGCTCCACCCTCCTCTGTCTCGTTTCCGCTCTGCTGACCCCGGGAAAGACCGATGGCATCGATTGGATCAAGGAGATCTACCATGAGGCGATTGCGGAAGAGTATCGTTTTTTCAGCTACGGTGATGCCATGCTGATTATTTGA
- a CDS encoding helix-turn-helix domain-containing protein — MKARTFPPSTLGRRTSRILPAAAESLDYVEWGNLWHRTDFNGHTTTFGYDSLNRLKTKTADATHPSLTYAHAIARFEYDYDANGARVAVRTHSDLSTINLSYDADGIRRQETIINSVGTVERTTSYLVNPFRIRGRTDAYPMDHMMQFVNLAAADRFTVSPLCENFDISRKSGHKWLSRYAARGADGLRDLSRRGEAVPIRPPRRWWL, encoded by the coding sequence TTGAAGGCCCGCACGTTCCCGCCGTCAACCCTCGGCCGTCGCACCTCGCGCATCCTGCCCGCCGCCGCCGAGTCCCTCGACTACGTCGAATGGGGCAACCTCTGGCACCGCACCGACTTCAACGGTCACACCACCACCTTTGGCTACGACAGTCTCAACCGACTCAAAACCAAGACGGCCGATGCCACGCATCCGTCGCTGACCTACGCCCATGCCATTGCTCGCTTCGAATATGACTACGATGCCAACGGTGCGCGCGTGGCCGTCCGCACCCACAGCGACCTCTCCACGATCAATCTGAGTTACGACGCCGACGGCATCCGCCGCCAAGAGACGATCATCAACAGCGTGGGAACTGTCGAGCGCACGACCTCCTACCTCGTCAACCCCTTCCGCATACGCGGTAGAACGGACGCTTACCCTATGGATCACATGATGCAGTTCGTTAATTTGGCGGCCGCCGACCGCTTCACCGTCTCGCCGTTGTGCGAAAATTTCGATATCAGTCGTAAGAGCGGCCACAAGTGGTTGAGTCGTTATGCCGCCCGAGGAGCCGACGGGCTGCGCGATCTATCGCGGCGGGGCGAGGCTGTTCCCATCAGACCACCGAGGAGGTGGTGGCTCTGA
- a CDS encoding YceI family protein — protein MKKILTASLLALAVAGSSFAAPVSFDFKDPKGVNAISFHLDSLLEPISGTANGISGTVMFDPAKPAATSGTIVVAAPSLTVTNNTMREHLLSDGWIDATGHPEIVFVIDGLKMAKTSGNTTTGNAVGKFTLKGVTQEVSIPVKITHLAGAFGKRINKPDMGGDLLVVRGDFSILRSDYGIKPGQMEDKVANEVELSIAVVGGAPGA, from the coding sequence ATGAAAAAAATCCTCACCGCTTCACTGCTTGCATTGGCCGTAGCCGGATCGAGCTTCGCCGCTCCCGTCTCGTTCGACTTCAAGGACCCCAAAGGCGTCAACGCCATCTCCTTCCACCTCGACTCCCTGCTTGAGCCGATTTCCGGCACTGCCAACGGCATCTCCGGCACCGTCATGTTCGACCCGGCGAAACCCGCCGCCACCTCCGGCACCATCGTCGTGGCCGCGCCTTCACTTACCGTCACCAACAACACCATGCGCGAGCACTTGCTCAGTGACGGTTGGATCGATGCCACCGGTCATCCGGAAATCGTCTTCGTCATCGACGGCCTCAAAATGGCCAAAACCTCGGGCAATACCACCACCGGCAATGCCGTGGGCAAGTTCACCCTCAAGGGCGTCACCCAGGAAGTTTCGATTCCGGTAAAGATCACCCACCTCGCCGGCGCCTTCGGCAAGCGCATCAATAAGCCCGATATGGGCGGCGACCTGCTCGTCGTGCGGGGCGATTTTTCGATCCTGCGCTCCGACTACGGCATCAAGCCCGGTCAGATGGAGGACAAAGTCGCCAACGAGGTCGAGCTGAGCATCGCCGTCGTGGGTGGGGCACCCGGCGCTTAA